AGTTACTGTCTCTTGGGAATGTATGACCATAGATATAAAGTCGGTGAATTCATGGTGCAGAGGAAACAAATAGTTACTTTTATCATTGTTGTGTTTAAACATTGTGATCTTATTGTTGTAACTGTGTCCATTCAACGGGGGCTGCCCTACAAAGCGACTGAGAATGACATTTACATCTTCTCTCCACTCAACCCTCTGAGAGTCCACATTGAGATCGGCCCTGATGGTAGAATAACAGGCAAAGTAGTTGTTGAGTTTGCCAATCATGAAGAAGCTGTAGCAGCTATGTCAAAAGACAGGGCCAACATGCAGCACAGGTATATAGATCTCTTCCTGAATTCAATGACAGGGGCCAGCAATGGGGCTTATAGCATCCAAGTGATGCAGGGCATGGGGGTATCAGCTGTCCAGGCCAGAGAGCCAATCAGTGAGTGGCTGTTATGGGGCTGGCTGTAACAGTCAGAACAGCATGTGTGGATTTGACTAGTTTTGTAGTAACATTTGATTTATTTCAATCAAATTTTCACAGGCAGTCAACAAGCAGTGAAAAGCAGTTTATAACTAGAGGAAGCTGTGGGGCTTATTTTGCACCATGAGTTGGTGaaatttggatttaaaaattacCTCTGCAGTGTTTTCTCATGCAAACTTTTCTTCTAGCATGTGATATTAAGTAAACTAAAAATTACTTTCTTCAGTTTTTCTtgattaacattttaacattagTATTCTTCAGAGTGATGTTATCTGagttaaagtagttttaagtattTTGAATGTGGACT
This portion of the Ictidomys tridecemlineatus isolate mIctTri1 chromosome 4, mIctTri1.hap1, whole genome shotgun sequence genome encodes:
- the LOC144377356 gene encoding heterogeneous nuclear ribonucleoprotein F-like, whose translation is MRSSASRAGYRGYEDYSGLSDGYGFTINLFGRELSYCLLGMYDHRYKVGEFMVQRKQIVTFIIVVFKHCDLIVVTVSIQRGLPYKATENDIYIFSPLNPLRVHIEIGPDGRITGKVVVEFANHEEAVAAMSKDRANMQHRYIDLFLNSMTGASNGAYSIQVMQGMGVSAVQAREPISEWLLWGWL